The Gemmata palustris genome includes a region encoding these proteins:
- the hppD gene encoding 4-hydroxyphenylpyruvate dioxygenase, translated as MTDIPLRKIDHVRFFVGNARQSAFFYRNAFGFDVVAYAGLETKVKHEAGYVLKQGEITFVLTSPLSDKHPESQRLVTHGDGVMDIALDVPDVRAAYDEALKRGATGVRAPEALEDEHGVFETASIQAYGDTTHTFVNRDRYRGVFAPGFHPIAPERYHPSTARPVGFAAIDHIVANVEEGKMNEWVEFYRKVLGFNQLVSFDDKDISTEYSALMSKVVQNGTGRVKFPINEPAQAKRRSQIDEYLQYYGGPGVQHIALITGDIVKTVRAMRANDVSFLRVPRTYYDDLTARIGNIKEDLNELAELGILVDKDDEGYMLQIFTKPVADRPTLFFEVIQRRGSKSFGKGNFKALFAAIEREQELRGTL; from the coding sequence ATGACAGACATTCCCCTTCGCAAGATCGACCACGTGCGGTTCTTCGTCGGCAACGCGCGCCAGAGCGCGTTCTTCTACCGCAACGCATTCGGGTTCGACGTCGTCGCCTACGCCGGCCTCGAAACGAAGGTGAAGCACGAAGCCGGGTACGTGCTGAAGCAGGGCGAAATCACGTTCGTGCTGACCTCGCCGCTCTCGGACAAGCACCCGGAGAGCCAGCGCCTCGTCACGCACGGCGACGGCGTGATGGACATCGCGCTCGACGTCCCCGACGTGCGGGCCGCCTACGACGAAGCCCTGAAGCGCGGCGCTACCGGCGTGAGGGCGCCGGAGGCCCTCGAAGACGAGCACGGCGTGTTCGAGACCGCGAGCATCCAGGCGTATGGCGACACCACGCACACGTTCGTCAACCGCGACCGGTACCGCGGCGTGTTCGCGCCGGGCTTCCACCCGATCGCCCCGGAGCGCTACCACCCGAGCACCGCGCGCCCGGTCGGGTTCGCGGCCATCGACCACATCGTCGCGAACGTCGAAGAGGGGAAGATGAACGAGTGGGTCGAGTTCTACCGCAAGGTGCTCGGCTTCAACCAGCTCGTGTCGTTCGACGACAAGGACATCAGCACGGAATACTCGGCGCTCATGTCGAAGGTGGTGCAGAACGGCACGGGCCGTGTGAAGTTCCCGATCAACGAGCCGGCCCAGGCGAAGCGCCGCAGCCAGATCGACGAGTACCTCCAGTATTACGGCGGCCCCGGGGTGCAGCACATCGCGCTCATCACGGGCGACATCGTGAAGACGGTCCGCGCGATGCGGGCGAATGACGTGTCGTTCCTCCGCGTCCCGCGCACGTACTACGACGACCTCACCGCCCGCATCGGCAACATCAAAGAAGACCTGAACGAACTGGCGGAACTCGGCATCCTCGTGGACAAGGACGACGAGGGCTACATGCTGCAGATCTTCACGAAGCCGGTCGCGGACCGCCCGACGCTGTTCTTCGAGGTGATCCAGCGCCGCGGATCGAAGAGCTTCGGCAAGGGCAACTTCAAGGCACTGTTCGCGGCGATCGAGCGCGAACAGGAGTTGCGTGGCACTCTGTGA
- a CDS encoding Uma2 family endonuclease, whose translation MSNTTTKRLTSADLFALPPSKKVDRWLFQGELRESKVTKRNPNHAAAVMTIGVLLGIWLAKQPKPRGKLYGGEAYFRIRQDPETNVGIDVALATPEQAAAVKKKSTFVDGAPLLAVEVLSPNDKHQDIVNSIEEYLDCGVKQVWIVDTTTEAVTVHRANAEPVMYTRSQELPGGADLPGFVCQVAEIFE comes from the coding sequence GTGAGCAACACAACAACCAAGCGCCTAACAAGCGCCGACTTGTTCGCACTACCGCCGAGCAAGAAGGTAGATCGCTGGCTGTTCCAGGGCGAACTTCGAGAAAGCAAAGTGACTAAACGCAACCCGAACCACGCCGCCGCGGTAATGACCATCGGCGTACTGCTTGGTATTTGGCTCGCCAAACAACCAAAGCCTCGCGGGAAGCTCTACGGCGGCGAGGCGTACTTCCGGATCCGTCAAGATCCGGAAACGAATGTCGGAATTGATGTCGCACTCGCGACCCCGGAACAAGCCGCGGCAGTAAAGAAGAAATCGACGTTCGTGGACGGCGCGCCGCTGCTCGCGGTCGAAGTATTGTCCCCCAACGACAAGCACCAAGACATCGTCAACTCCATTGAGGAGTACCTCGACTGCGGTGTGAAACAAGTCTGGATTGTGGACACCACTACGGAGGCGGTGACCGTTCACCGAGCGAATGCCGAACCCGTTATGTACACACGCTCTCAGGAACTACCCGGCGGCGCCGACCTGCCCGGCTTCGTGTGCCAAGTCGCCGAAATCTTCGAGTAA
- a CDS encoding fumarylacetoacetate hydrolase family protein yields MTAPFPVASLRDFYAFEQHVKTCRGHRGLDMVPQWYQVPVFYFSNPVAIISNGDPVWAPKGSAALDYELELACVVGKPARDLPADDSALECLAGFTIMNDWSARDIQRAEMAVGLGPSKSKDFATSLGPRIVPVSELRDVYRDGRLHVEMTATVNGKEYSRGNGGSMYWTWPQILAHASRDTELKPGDVIGSGTVGTGCILELTPEVVGGWLKPGDVVELTIERLGILWNPVVERPT; encoded by the coding sequence ATGACCGCTCCCTTCCCCGTCGCGTCACTGAGAGACTTCTACGCTTTCGAGCAGCACGTGAAGACGTGCCGCGGGCACCGCGGGCTGGACATGGTGCCGCAGTGGTATCAGGTGCCCGTCTTCTATTTCTCGAACCCGGTCGCGATCATCAGCAACGGCGACCCGGTCTGGGCACCCAAAGGGAGCGCAGCGCTCGATTACGAACTGGAACTCGCGTGCGTCGTCGGGAAACCGGCCCGCGACCTACCCGCTGATGACTCCGCGTTGGAGTGCCTCGCGGGGTTCACCATCATGAACGACTGGAGCGCGCGTGATATTCAGCGCGCGGAAATGGCCGTCGGCCTCGGCCCGTCCAAGAGCAAGGATTTCGCGACCTCGCTCGGACCACGGATTGTCCCGGTTTCCGAACTACGCGACGTCTACCGCGACGGCCGACTCCACGTCGAGATGACCGCGACCGTTAATGGCAAAGAGTATTCGCGCGGCAACGGCGGTAGCATGTACTGGACGTGGCCGCAAATCCTCGCCCACGCGAGTCGCGACACCGAACTGAAGCCCGGCGACGTGATCGGCAGTGGCACCGTCGGCACCGGCTGCATTTTGGAACTGACACCCGAAGTCGTGGGCGGTTGGCTAAAGCCCGGCGATGTGGTCGAACTCACGATCGAGCGCCTCGGCATCTTGTGGAACCCCGTTGTGGAGCGCCCGACATGA
- a CDS encoding transposase: protein MRRGYSTITPAVVHALTRRTLERALGWTDYKRSVTRTQLLDLVLLIAGTTRTLFAVVTRYFGFSHETARQAMHANRGSRDQLTARLVDALHQVAGFTRRDRRRRWTCAIDVHYVPFYGDRSTPGIIGGPKKAGTSFFHAYATGVLIHKHRRYTVGLMSVTKGTKPHQQVQTLLDQVAARGLTVRGVVLDAGFDSGETLLLLQERNLSYTVPMRKKGTGTNRRNASYTQPHGTITTMEWVTEKSRKAVSTRVLVWQRKGESHARVYAFRGWGDATAVSEANRARLGRRRYRERFGIETSYRQKNQARGWTTSTNPEYRLLLEGVALLLRQVWVYLTLRIARARGLAPTAWVAQFPLAEMLDWLTQRIRSRYPRTRCITLPHNTLTTNATP from the coding sequence ATGCGACGTGGTTACTCTACGATCACCCCGGCGGTGGTCCACGCACTGACGCGCCGAACGTTGGAACGGGCCCTGGGTTGGACCGACTACAAGCGGTCGGTCACGCGCACCCAGTTGCTCGACCTGGTGCTGTTGATCGCGGGCACCACCCGCACGTTGTTCGCGGTAGTGACCCGGTACTTCGGGTTCTCCCACGAGACCGCGCGACAGGCGATGCACGCCAACCGGGGTTCCCGGGACCAACTCACGGCCCGGTTGGTGGATGCCCTTCACCAGGTGGCGGGGTTCACGCGCCGGGACCGGAGGCGCCGGTGGACGTGTGCCATCGATGTGCATTACGTCCCCTTTTATGGGGATCGCAGCACCCCGGGGATCATCGGCGGACCCAAGAAGGCCGGGACCTCGTTCTTTCACGCGTACGCCACCGGGGTACTGATTCACAAGCACCGGCGGTACACCGTGGGGCTGATGAGCGTGACGAAAGGAACCAAGCCGCACCAGCAGGTGCAGACCCTTCTGGACCAGGTGGCGGCCCGCGGGCTCACGGTCCGCGGGGTGGTTCTGGACGCCGGGTTCGACAGCGGGGAGACCCTGTTGCTGTTGCAGGAACGGAACCTGAGCTACACGGTCCCGATGCGCAAGAAGGGCACCGGTACCAACCGCCGCAACGCCAGCTACACCCAACCCCACGGCACCATCACCACCATGGAGTGGGTCACCGAGAAGAGCCGCAAGGCGGTATCGACTCGGGTGCTCGTGTGGCAACGGAAGGGCGAATCGCACGCCCGGGTGTACGCGTTCCGCGGGTGGGGCGATGCGACCGCCGTGTCGGAGGCGAACCGGGCTCGGTTGGGGCGCCGGCGGTACCGAGAGCGGTTCGGGATCGAGACCAGCTATCGGCAGAAGAACCAGGCCCGCGGGTGGACCACCAGCACCAACCCCGAGTACCGGTTGCTGCTCGAGGGCGTGGCCCTGCTGTTGCGCCAGGTGTGGGTGTACCTGACGCTCCGGATCGCTCGGGCACGCGGGCTCGCGCCGACCGCCTGGGTCGCCCAGTTCCCGTTGGCCGAGATGCTCGACTGGCTCACGCAACGGATCCGCTCACGATACCCACGCACACGATGTATTACCCTGCCACACAATACACTTACAACCAACGCAACGCCTTGA
- a CDS encoding homogentisate 1,2-dioxygenase: protein MPHYLSRGSVPKKRHTAHRTSPGFKSEGIYYEEVITTQGFSRAHSIAYHLKPPTRVKHIEPAGTIAVDVAEQAVLRHHHLKSGTMPTKGDPVTGRVPMFTNADVTMWRCRPAQPQAELYRNALADEVIFVHKGAGRLLTAFGVLPFKPFDYVVIPRCTTYKFDFDPGTQPDLLVVESAGQVSVPAKYLNHDGQLRLGAPYSERDLHGPTDLFVLDEEKDTPVVIKDGPRLSRYVLASHPFDVIGWDGQVYPFTFNADDFEPITGTIHQPPPIHLTFETPGFVLCTFAPRMLDTHPDAIKVPYAHSNVESDEVLYYVRGKFGSRRGVEEASFTLHPHGIPHGPHPGTIVASRDVKWTDELAVMVDTFRPLFVTKQSLELDDPKYPYSWLD, encoded by the coding sequence ATGCCACACTATCTCTCCCGCGGCAGCGTTCCCAAGAAGCGCCACACCGCGCACCGCACCTCGCCGGGCTTCAAGAGCGAGGGCATCTACTACGAAGAGGTGATTACCACTCAGGGCTTTTCGCGCGCACACTCGATCGCGTACCACCTCAAGCCACCGACGCGCGTCAAGCACATCGAACCGGCCGGCACGATCGCCGTGGACGTCGCGGAGCAAGCGGTTCTGCGGCACCACCACCTGAAAAGCGGCACGATGCCCACGAAGGGCGATCCCGTGACGGGCCGCGTGCCGATGTTCACGAACGCAGACGTCACCATGTGGCGGTGCCGACCGGCGCAACCACAGGCAGAACTGTACCGCAACGCACTCGCGGACGAAGTGATTTTCGTTCACAAAGGGGCGGGCCGGTTACTCACTGCGTTCGGCGTGCTGCCGTTCAAACCCTTCGATTACGTCGTGATCCCGCGCTGCACGACGTACAAGTTCGATTTCGACCCGGGCACGCAGCCCGATCTCCTCGTGGTCGAATCGGCGGGCCAGGTGAGCGTCCCCGCGAAGTACCTCAACCACGACGGCCAGCTCCGGCTCGGCGCCCCCTACTCGGAACGCGACCTCCACGGCCCCACAGACTTGTTCGTCCTCGACGAAGAGAAAGACACGCCCGTTGTCATCAAGGACGGCCCCCGGTTGTCGCGTTACGTGCTCGCGAGCCACCCGTTCGACGTGATCGGGTGGGACGGCCAAGTGTACCCGTTCACGTTCAACGCGGACGACTTCGAGCCGATTACGGGCACGATTCACCAGCCGCCACCGATCCACCTCACGTTCGAGACGCCCGGGTTCGTCCTCTGCACGTTCGCGCCGCGGATGCTCGACACGCACCCGGACGCGATCAAAGTTCCCTATGCGCATAGCAACGTGGAAAGCGACGAGGTGCTGTATTACGTGCGCGGGAAGTTCGGCAGTCGGCGCGGAGTGGAAGAGGCATCCTTCACACTGCACCCGCACGGCATTCCGCACGGGCCGCACCCGGGTACCATCGTCGCCAGCCGCGACGTGAAGTGGACGGATGAACTCGCGGTGATGGTGGACACGTTCCGCCCGCTGTTCGTAACGAAACAGTCGCTGGAACTCGATGACCCGAAGTACCCGTACTCGTGGCTGGACTGA
- a CDS encoding caspase family protein, whose product MPDRAALLIAVETFFEAGPLVQYAAADCAELLRALPAVGYAQERCTLLAAHRTTKAVIEATLKRLPKIVGDAESLLVLVASRGFNVKGRGYIACADTIVPDPLETALPVADLFAQLSKVKAKEITVLLDIDPLTIAESKLLHPGLDDAELAALLDKSPKCVGLLACAEGERSFESAQLRHGIWRHHLIEAFTGKTRSGVGKDGALTAAALHDFLADAVPRTLRRTYETAQEQTPTLYGEANGAVVVAELEKLLGPGGDLLDPTRMKRVVFRSESRGEVKNLTGYRKGQPIPDRANEWARKYVNRIATADIKADLDNTFDMVRETFGYKRKDLDVSAERDGLGFIRTPDFEYTVSLSVHEDDPSEVLWRREVSRLSGPDFVRGEGFRNVFGTMFDKLVFEFAVPVDVADFVDRIEDSPPEGVKVSVASDSGAAVIALTGFAGKVNVTRNAVTIEGHAGNPSSLMEQFLVFLRKFGGLGEPKALPSGG is encoded by the coding sequence GTGCCCGACCGTGCCGCGCTGCTGATCGCAGTGGAAACGTTCTTCGAGGCCGGGCCGCTCGTGCAGTACGCGGCGGCCGATTGCGCCGAACTGCTCCGCGCGCTGCCCGCCGTCGGTTACGCACAGGAGCGCTGCACGCTACTCGCTGCGCACCGCACCACCAAAGCCGTGATCGAAGCCACGCTGAAGCGCCTGCCCAAAATCGTGGGCGACGCGGAATCGCTGCTCGTGCTGGTCGCGTCGCGCGGGTTCAACGTGAAGGGGCGCGGGTACATCGCGTGCGCGGACACGATCGTACCCGATCCGCTCGAAACGGCCCTCCCCGTCGCCGACCTCTTCGCGCAACTCAGCAAAGTGAAGGCGAAAGAAATCACGGTTCTTCTCGACATCGACCCGCTCACTATCGCGGAAAGCAAGTTGCTTCACCCGGGCCTCGACGACGCGGAACTCGCGGCGCTGCTCGACAAGTCGCCGAAGTGCGTGGGGCTGCTCGCGTGCGCGGAGGGCGAGCGCTCGTTTGAATCAGCTCAACTCCGACACGGGATCTGGCGGCACCACCTCATCGAAGCGTTCACCGGCAAGACGCGGAGCGGCGTCGGCAAGGACGGCGCGCTGACCGCCGCGGCCCTCCACGACTTCCTCGCGGACGCGGTCCCGCGCACGCTCCGCCGCACCTACGAAACGGCCCAAGAACAAACGCCGACGCTTTACGGCGAAGCGAACGGCGCGGTGGTGGTCGCGGAACTGGAGAAGCTGCTCGGGCCGGGCGGCGACCTGCTCGACCCGACCCGCATGAAGCGCGTCGTGTTCCGCTCCGAGAGCCGCGGGGAGGTCAAAAACCTCACGGGGTACCGCAAGGGGCAGCCGATCCCGGACCGCGCGAACGAGTGGGCGCGGAAGTACGTCAACCGCATCGCAACGGCCGACATCAAGGCCGATCTCGACAACACGTTCGACATGGTGCGCGAGACGTTCGGCTACAAGCGCAAAGACCTGGACGTCTCGGCCGAGCGCGACGGGCTCGGGTTCATCCGCACGCCGGACTTCGAGTACACGGTGTCGCTGAGCGTACACGAAGACGATCCGTCCGAGGTGCTCTGGCGGCGCGAAGTGAGCCGGCTGTCCGGTCCCGATTTCGTGCGCGGGGAGGGCTTCCGCAACGTGTTCGGCACGATGTTCGACAAACTCGTGTTCGAGTTCGCGGTACCAGTAGACGTGGCGGATTTCGTGGACCGTATCGAGGATTCGCCGCCGGAGGGCGTGAAGGTGAGCGTGGCGAGCGACTCGGGCGCGGCGGTGATCGCGCTGACCGGATTCGCGGGCAAGGTGAACGTCACCCGCAACGCAGTGACGATCGAGGGCCACGCCGGGAACCCGTCGAGCCTGATGGAGCAGTTCCTCGTGTTCCTGCGCAAGTTCGGCGGCTTGGGGGAACCTAAAGCGCTACCGAGCGGGGGTTGA
- a CDS encoding TIGR03067 domain-containing protein: MNRLLFLGLFVLCGCSDSTPPDSQCILGEWVVVDFRSPKATEDRGQRRKHAIISEGTWSEQFQGDTFEDFEYAIDPSKSPKELDLTYTDSSGRHLKVRAIYEIVDEDRLRVCLGSPPIVLKNGKPEFVESVRPITFEAKDGPVISYRRKTKRAEWFFGTRD; the protein is encoded by the coding sequence ATGAACCGACTCCTCTTTCTCGGGCTTTTTGTGCTCTGCGGGTGTTCCGACAGCACGCCGCCCGATTCGCAGTGCATTCTGGGCGAATGGGTGGTGGTGGACTTCCGCTCGCCCAAGGCGACCGAGGACCGCGGCCAGCGCCGGAAGCACGCGATCATCTCGGAAGGGACGTGGTCGGAGCAGTTTCAGGGTGACACGTTCGAGGACTTCGAGTACGCGATCGATCCGAGTAAATCGCCGAAGGAGCTCGACCTCACTTACACGGATTCGAGCGGCCGGCACCTGAAGGTTCGTGCGATCTACGAGATCGTCGATGAGGACCGGTTGCGGGTGTGCCTCGGGTCGCCGCCGATTGTGCTGAAGAACGGGAAGCCCGAGTTCGTTGAGAGCGTGCGCCCGATCACGTTCGAGGCAAAGGACGGTCCCGTCATCAGTTACCGCCGGAAGACGAAGCGAGCAGAGTGGTTCTTTGGCACCCGGGATTGA
- a CDS encoding carboxymuconolactone decarboxylase family protein yields the protein MATVTPVSEEAATGKVAAVFADIKATKNIAFVPNLWRVLATNPDHLELVWTRLKAIMHPEACGRTSKLDPLVREIIALAVSATNGCAYCVNSHTAAVRKLGLGVEALGEVMAVVGLFNSTNSIAEGYQVEPDILPPLE from the coding sequence ATCGCGACCGTAACTCCCGTTTCCGAAGAGGCCGCGACCGGCAAGGTCGCCGCGGTCTTCGCAGACATTAAAGCGACGAAGAACATCGCCTTCGTACCGAACTTGTGGCGCGTGCTCGCCACCAACCCGGACCACCTCGAACTCGTGTGGACGCGGTTGAAGGCGATCATGCACCCGGAAGCGTGCGGGCGAACGTCCAAACTCGACCCGCTGGTGCGCGAAATCATCGCACTGGCCGTGAGCGCGACCAACGGTTGCGCCTACTGCGTGAACTCGCACACCGCGGCGGTTCGCAAACTCGGGTTGGGCGTCGAGGCACTCGGAGAAGTGATGGCCGTTGTGGGGCTGTTCAACAGCACCAACTCGATCGCGGAAGGATATCAGGTGGAGCCGGACATTTTGCCGCCGCTGGAATAA
- a CDS encoding 3-keto-disaccharide hydrolase, with product MRSLTSRIAVFALTALCAAPLSLPNSVAADEPKKDEWVPLFNGKNLDGWTPKITGYEYGDNHADTFRVEDGIIKVRYDKYKEFDGKFGHLFYKDKFSHYRLKVEYRFVGDQCKGGPGWATRNSGVMFHCQNPKTMRKDQEFPVSIEAQFLGGLGKGNRTTNNMCSPGTNIVVDGKLYTPHCKDSKSKTYNGDVWVTAEIEVHGSGTVKHFVEGELVMQYEKPQLDPKDADAKKLIKDDKLLLEEGYISLQAESHPVEFRKVEIKVLKK from the coding sequence ATGCGCTCTCTGACCTCTCGCATTGCCGTTTTTGCACTCACGGCGCTTTGCGCCGCGCCCCTATCGCTGCCGAACTCGGTCGCGGCCGACGAACCCAAGAAAGACGAGTGGGTGCCGCTGTTCAACGGCAAGAACCTCGACGGCTGGACGCCCAAAATTACCGGGTATGAGTACGGCGACAACCACGCGGACACGTTCCGCGTGGAGGACGGCATAATCAAGGTGCGGTACGACAAGTACAAGGAGTTCGACGGCAAGTTCGGGCACCTGTTCTACAAGGACAAATTCTCCCACTACCGGCTGAAGGTGGAGTACCGGTTCGTCGGCGACCAGTGCAAGGGCGGCCCGGGCTGGGCGACTCGCAACAGCGGCGTGATGTTCCACTGCCAGAACCCGAAGACGATGCGAAAGGACCAGGAGTTCCCGGTGTCGATCGAGGCGCAGTTCCTCGGCGGGTTGGGCAAGGGCAACCGCACGACGAACAACATGTGCTCCCCCGGCACGAACATCGTGGTGGACGGCAAACTCTACACGCCGCACTGCAAGGACTCGAAGTCGAAGACCTACAACGGCGACGTGTGGGTGACGGCCGAGATCGAGGTACACGGCTCCGGCACCGTGAAGCACTTCGTCGAGGGGGAGTTGGTGATGCAGTACGAGAAGCCACAACTCGACCCGAAGGACGCGGACGCGAAGAAGCTCATCAAGGACGACAAACTGCTGCTCGAAGAAGGCTACATCTCGCTGCAAGCCGAGAGCCACCCCGTCGAGTTCCGCAAGGTCGAGATCAAAGTGCTGAAGAAGTGA
- a CDS encoding vWA domain-containing protein, whose product MSRSFRFAALAGFVALALGAAPPLSAADVPKPADAAKPAEGKPIDIVICLDVSGSMNGLIDSAKIQLWNVVNELARIKPTPQLRVGLYAYGATKYEAKKGWVHKEVDLTEDLDEVYKALNALTTGGGDEYVARAAKTAIDEQKWSTEKGALKIVFVCGNEPANQDKEVPLDDVAALAKKSGIVVNTIYCKYGHDQEIPAWAAFSESCGGRHVNIDQNKAALQVVVKTEFDGQIIKLGEDLNKTYVAYGKEGKAKAENQVVQDKNAAAAPGVAGGAPAAAIDRSVTKAGGLYRNATWDLVDRMKEKDFDITKIKDEDLCDELKKIKPEERLAFLKKKAEERADLQKKIADLSAQRQKKIDEELTKKPKNDAEKALDEAFKSVIRDQAKAKGFEVAPEKK is encoded by the coding sequence ATGTCACGCTCCTTCCGCTTCGCCGCGCTCGCGGGGTTCGTCGCACTGGCACTCGGCGCTGCGCCCCCGCTCTCTGCGGCGGATGTGCCCAAGCCCGCGGACGCGGCCAAGCCCGCCGAGGGCAAACCCATCGACATCGTCATCTGCCTCGACGTGTCGGGCAGCATGAACGGGCTCATCGACTCCGCGAAGATCCAGCTCTGGAACGTGGTGAACGAACTGGCGCGGATCAAGCCCACGCCGCAACTGCGGGTCGGCCTCTACGCCTACGGCGCGACCAAATACGAAGCGAAAAAGGGGTGGGTCCACAAGGAAGTCGATCTGACGGAAGACCTCGACGAAGTGTACAAAGCGCTCAACGCGCTCACGACCGGCGGCGGGGACGAATACGTCGCCCGGGCCGCGAAGACGGCCATCGACGAACAGAAGTGGAGCACCGAAAAGGGCGCGCTTAAGATCGTCTTCGTGTGCGGCAACGAGCCCGCTAACCAGGACAAAGAGGTTCCGCTCGACGACGTCGCGGCGCTCGCGAAGAAGTCCGGGATCGTCGTCAACACGATCTACTGCAAATACGGCCACGACCAGGAGATCCCCGCCTGGGCCGCGTTCTCCGAATCGTGCGGCGGGCGACACGTCAACATCGACCAGAACAAAGCCGCCCTGCAGGTCGTCGTAAAAACCGAGTTCGACGGGCAAATCATCAAACTCGGCGAAGACCTGAACAAGACCTACGTCGCCTACGGCAAAGAGGGTAAGGCGAAGGCCGAGAACCAAGTCGTGCAAGACAAGAACGCTGCGGCCGCGCCCGGCGTGGCAGGCGGCGCCCCGGCCGCGGCCATCGACCGCAGCGTGACTAAAGCCGGTGGGCTGTACCGCAACGCGACCTGGGATCTGGTCGACCGCATGAAGGAGAAGGACTTCGACATCACGAAGATCAAGGACGAAGACCTCTGCGACGAGTTGAAGAAGATCAAGCCCGAGGAGCGGCTCGCGTTCCTCAAGAAGAAGGCCGAAGAGCGGGCCGACCTCCAAAAGAAGATCGCGGACCTGTCCGCCCAGCGGCAAAAGAAGATCGACGAGGAACTCACCAAGAAACCGAAGAACGACGCCGAGAAAGCGCTCGACGAGGCGTTCAAGTCCGTCATCCGCGACCAGGCAAAGGCCAAGGGCTTCGAGGTCGCGCCGGAGAAGAAGTAA